From one Eucalyptus grandis isolate ANBG69807.140 chromosome 9, ASM1654582v1, whole genome shotgun sequence genomic stretch:
- the LOC104420002 gene encoding 60S ribosomal protein L3 codes for MSHRKFEHPRHGSLGFLPRKRASRHRGKVKAFPKDDATKPCRLTAFLGYKAGMTHIVREVEKPGSKLHKKETCEAVTMIETPPMVVVGLVGYVKTPRGLRSLNTVWAQHLSEEVKRRFYKNWCKSKKKAFTKYTKKYESEDGKKDIQSQLEKLKKYCSVIRVLAHTQIRKMKGLKQKKAHLMEIQVNGGTVAQKVDYAYGFFEKQIPVDAVFQKDEMIDIIGVTKGKGYEGVVTRWGVTRLPRKTHRGLRKVACIGAWHPARVSFTVARAGQNGYHHRTEMNKKLYKVGKAGQESHSAMTEFDRTEKDITPMGGFPHYGVVKEDYLMIKGCCVGPKKRVVTLRQSLLKQTSRVAMEEIKLKFIDTSSKFGHGRFQTTQEKARFFGRLKA; via the exons ATGTCTCATCGTAAGTTTGAACACCCAAGACATGGCTCTTTGGGATTTCTTCCTCGGAAAAGAGCTTCGCGCCACAGAGGAAAAG TCAAGGCCTTCCCAAAGGATGATGCAACAAAACCATGTAGGTTAACTGCCTTTCTGGGATATAAAGCTGGGATGACTCATATTGTCAGAGAAGTTGAAAAGCCAGGATCCA AACTTCACAAGAAGGAAACATGTGAAGCCGTTACTATGATTGAAACCCCTCCTATGGTTGTGGTTGGTTTGGTTGGCTATGTTAAAACACCTCGTGGGCTCCGCTCTTTGAACACTGTCTGGGCTCAGCATCTTAGCGAAGAGGTGAAGAGAAGATTCTACAAGAACTGGTGTAAGTCCAAAAAGAAGGCTTTCACCAAGTATACTAAGAAATATGAATCTGAAGATGGGAAAAAGGACATTCAGTCACAATTGGAGAAGTTGAAGAAGTACTGCTCTGTTATCCGTGTTTTGGCCCACACCCAG ataagaaaaatgaagggaCTGAAGCAGAAGAAAGCCCATCTCATGGAgattcaagtgaatggtgggaCTGTTGCCCAGAAAGTTGATTATGCTTATGGATTCTTTGAGAAGCAGATTCCAGTGGATGCTGTATTTCAGAAGGATGAGATGATTGACATCATTGGAGTTACCAAGGGTAAGGGCTATGAGGGAGTGGTGACCAGGTGGGGTGTAACTCGCCTTCCTCGTAAGACCCACCGAGGGCTTCGCAAGGTGGCTTGTATTGGGGCCTGGCATCCTGCTAGGGTTTCATTCACAGTTGCTAGGGCTGGTCAGAATGGGTATCATCACCGTACTGAGATGAATAAAAAGCTCTACAAGGTTGGGAAAGCGGGTCAGGAGTCTCATTCTGCTATGACTGAATTTGACAG GACTGAGAAAGACATTACACCTATGGGAGGGTTTCCCCATTATGGTGTGGTGAAGGAAGATTACCTGATGATAAAAGGATGCTGCGTGGGACCGAAGAAGCGTGTTGTCACGTTAAGGCAGTCCTTATTGAAACAAACTTCTAGAGTGGCCATGGAGGAGATCAAACTCAAGTTTATCGATACGTCCTCCAAGTTTGGCCATGGTCGTTTCCAGACAACACAGGAAAAGGCCAGGTTCTTTGGAAGGCTCAAGGCTTGA
- the LOC104420005 gene encoding MACPF domain-containing protein At4g24290 isoform X1 — translation MALKLPGPEAAKVAIGSIGRGYDVAVDLRLKYCKGNPKDSRLIQIDEDDGCEIVLPGGLSIPNVSKSIKCDKGERTRFRSDVLSFQQMSEQFNQDMSLTGKIPSGLFNAMFEFSGCWQKDAANTKTLAFDGVFITLYTVALEKSQIVLCDHVKNAVPTTWEPAALARFIEMFGTHIIVGIKMGGKDVIFVKQQHSSTLQPADVQKRLKEMADKRFLDGNGQYMASEQVYQHDKFDIREQRLRFADASSSSSYLPKEDIATICKRRGGSGSKHLSHNDWLNTVQLEPDVISMSFIPITSLLSGVAGSGFLSHAINLYLRYKPPIDELHQFLEFQLPRQWAPVFSELPLGPQRKRQSTSSLRFSLMGPKLYVNTTPVDVGKRPVTGLRLYLEGKKSDRLAIHLQHLSSLPKIFQLMDDPNGNFAHESYDRKYYEKVQWKNFSHVCTAPVESDEDLSIVTGAQLQVENYGMKNVLFLRLRFATTLGAAVVKRPEWDGSPGLAAKSGLISTLISHHFSTVQRPPPRPAEVNINSAVYPGGPPVPVQAPKLLKLVDTTEMTRGPEESPGYWVVSGARLMVEKGKISLRVKYSLLTVVLPDEEILEDH, via the exons ATGGCTCTAAAGCTTCCAGGTCCAGAAGCTGCTAAGGTGGCCATTGGATCGATTGGACGTGGATATGATGTAGCGGTGGATCTGAGGCTCAAGTACTGTAAGGGCAATCCGAAGGATTCGCGATTGATTCAAATAGATGAAGACGATGGATGTGAGATTGTTCTGCCTGGTGGGCTCTCCATCCCAAACGTCTCTAAATCGATTAAGTGTGACAAAGGAGAGCGTACACGTTTCAGGTCCGACGTACTTTCTTTCCAACAG ATGTCCGAGCAATTCAATCAGGACATGTCTTTAACTGGAAAAATACCTTCAGGCCTCTTTAATGCAATGTTTGAATTTTCGGGATGTTGGCAGAAAGATGCGGCAAACACTAAGACCCTTGCCTTTGATGGGGTGTTCATCACTCTATATACCGTTGCGTTAGAAAAATCTCAGATAGTTCTCTGTGATCATGTCAAGAATGCTGTCCCAACGACATGGGAACCTGCTGCATTGGCAAG GTTCATCGAGATGTTTGGGACCCATATTATTGTTGGCATAAAGATGGGAGGGAAGGATGTGATATTTGTGAAGCAGCAGCATTCATCAACTCTTCAGCCTGCTGATGTACAGAAGAGGCTGAAGGAAATGGCTGATAAGAGATTTCTCGATGGTAATGGACAGTATATGGCTTCTGAACAAGTTTACCAGCATGATAAG TTTGATATCAGGGAGCAGCGTCTACGGTTTGCAGATGCCAGTTCATCAAGTTCTTATCTGCCCAAGGAG GACATTGCAACCATTTgcaagaggagaggagggagtgGTAGTAAACACCTGTCTCATAATGATTGGTTAAACACCGTTCAGTTGGAACCTGATGTCATCTCAATGTCATTCATTCCCATTACCTCACTACTCAGTGGAGTTGCAGGAAGTGGCTTTTTGAGCCATGCAATTAACTTGTATTTGAGAT ATAAACCCCCAATAGATGAGCTCCACCAATTTTTGGAATTCCAGCTGCCCAGGCAGTGGGCACCAGTGTTCAGCGAGCTTCCTCTTGGTCCCCAGCGCAAGCGACAAAGCACCAGTTCTTTGCGTTTCAGCTTGATGGGACCCAAATTATACGTGAATACCACCCCG GTTGATGTGGGTAAGAGGCCTGTTACTGGCCTAAGGCTTTATTTGGAAGGTAAAAAAAGCGACCGCCTAGCGATTCATTTGCAGCACCTCTCCTCTCTTCCAAAAATATTCCAACTCATGGATGATCCAAATGGCAACTTCGCCCATGAATCTTATGATAGGAAGTACTATGAGAAAGTCCAGTGGAAGAACTTCTCCCATGTCTGCACTGCACCTGTTGAGTCTGATGAGGATCTTTCCATTGTCACTGGTGCCCAATTGCAGGTAGAGAACTATGGGATGAAAAACGTTCTTTTCTTACGACTCCGCTTTGCCACCACGTTGGGTGCCGCTGTAGTTAAGCGTCCAGAGTGGGATGGATCTCCCGGATTAGCAGCCAAGTCGGGACTCATATCAACATTAATAAGTCATCACTTCTCCACAGTTCAGAGACCACCACCCAGGCCTGCAGAGGTGAATATAAACTCTGCTGTTTACCCTGGTGGACCGCCAGTGCCTGTTCAAGCACCCAAGCTTCTAAAGCTGGTTGACACTACAGAGATGACAAGAGGGCCAGAGGAGTCTCCTGGCTATTGGGTTGTTTCTGGGGCGAGGCTCATGGTTGAGAAGGGAAAGATCTCTCTCCGGGTGAAGTATTCATTGCTCACTGTCGTATTACCAGATGAAGAAATACTCGAGGACCACTAG
- the LOC104420005 gene encoding MACPF domain-containing protein At4g24290 isoform X2, with the protein MSEQFNQDMSLTGKIPSGLFNAMFEFSGCWQKDAANTKTLAFDGVFITLYTVALEKSQIVLCDHVKNAVPTTWEPAALARFIEMFGTHIIVGIKMGGKDVIFVKQQHSSTLQPADVQKRLKEMADKRFLDGNGQYMASEQVYQHDKFDIREQRLRFADASSSSSYLPKEDIATICKRRGGSGSKHLSHNDWLNTVQLEPDVISMSFIPITSLLSGVAGSGFLSHAINLYLRYKPPIDELHQFLEFQLPRQWAPVFSELPLGPQRKRQSTSSLRFSLMGPKLYVNTTPVDVGKRPVTGLRLYLEGKKSDRLAIHLQHLSSLPKIFQLMDDPNGNFAHESYDRKYYEKVQWKNFSHVCTAPVESDEDLSIVTGAQLQVENYGMKNVLFLRLRFATTLGAAVVKRPEWDGSPGLAAKSGLISTLISHHFSTVQRPPPRPAEVNINSAVYPGGPPVPVQAPKLLKLVDTTEMTRGPEESPGYWVVSGARLMVEKGKISLRVKYSLLTVVLPDEEILEDH; encoded by the exons ATGTCCGAGCAATTCAATCAGGACATGTCTTTAACTGGAAAAATACCTTCAGGCCTCTTTAATGCAATGTTTGAATTTTCGGGATGTTGGCAGAAAGATGCGGCAAACACTAAGACCCTTGCCTTTGATGGGGTGTTCATCACTCTATATACCGTTGCGTTAGAAAAATCTCAGATAGTTCTCTGTGATCATGTCAAGAATGCTGTCCCAACGACATGGGAACCTGCTGCATTGGCAAG GTTCATCGAGATGTTTGGGACCCATATTATTGTTGGCATAAAGATGGGAGGGAAGGATGTGATATTTGTGAAGCAGCAGCATTCATCAACTCTTCAGCCTGCTGATGTACAGAAGAGGCTGAAGGAAATGGCTGATAAGAGATTTCTCGATGGTAATGGACAGTATATGGCTTCTGAACAAGTTTACCAGCATGATAAG TTTGATATCAGGGAGCAGCGTCTACGGTTTGCAGATGCCAGTTCATCAAGTTCTTATCTGCCCAAGGAG GACATTGCAACCATTTgcaagaggagaggagggagtgGTAGTAAACACCTGTCTCATAATGATTGGTTAAACACCGTTCAGTTGGAACCTGATGTCATCTCAATGTCATTCATTCCCATTACCTCACTACTCAGTGGAGTTGCAGGAAGTGGCTTTTTGAGCCATGCAATTAACTTGTATTTGAGAT ATAAACCCCCAATAGATGAGCTCCACCAATTTTTGGAATTCCAGCTGCCCAGGCAGTGGGCACCAGTGTTCAGCGAGCTTCCTCTTGGTCCCCAGCGCAAGCGACAAAGCACCAGTTCTTTGCGTTTCAGCTTGATGGGACCCAAATTATACGTGAATACCACCCCG GTTGATGTGGGTAAGAGGCCTGTTACTGGCCTAAGGCTTTATTTGGAAGGTAAAAAAAGCGACCGCCTAGCGATTCATTTGCAGCACCTCTCCTCTCTTCCAAAAATATTCCAACTCATGGATGATCCAAATGGCAACTTCGCCCATGAATCTTATGATAGGAAGTACTATGAGAAAGTCCAGTGGAAGAACTTCTCCCATGTCTGCACTGCACCTGTTGAGTCTGATGAGGATCTTTCCATTGTCACTGGTGCCCAATTGCAGGTAGAGAACTATGGGATGAAAAACGTTCTTTTCTTACGACTCCGCTTTGCCACCACGTTGGGTGCCGCTGTAGTTAAGCGTCCAGAGTGGGATGGATCTCCCGGATTAGCAGCCAAGTCGGGACTCATATCAACATTAATAAGTCATCACTTCTCCACAGTTCAGAGACCACCACCCAGGCCTGCAGAGGTGAATATAAACTCTGCTGTTTACCCTGGTGGACCGCCAGTGCCTGTTCAAGCACCCAAGCTTCTAAAGCTGGTTGACACTACAGAGATGACAAGAGGGCCAGAGGAGTCTCCTGGCTATTGGGTTGTTTCTGGGGCGAGGCTCATGGTTGAGAAGGGAAAGATCTCTCTCCGGGTGAAGTATTCATTGCTCACTGTCGTATTACCAGATGAAGAAATACTCGAGGACCACTAG